The genomic stretch CATCAGCTGCTTGGCGATCTTGGTCGAACCGGTGAACACCAGGGTATCGACGTCCATGTGCAGGGCCAGCGCCTTGCCCACGGTGTGGCCGTAGCCTGGCAGCACGTTCAGCACGCCAGCCGGGATGCCAGCTTCGATCGCCAGCTGGGCGATGCGGATGGCGGTCAGCGGCGATTTTTCGGACGGCTTGAGCACGACCGAGTTACCGGTGGCCAGCGCCGGGCCGAGCTTCCAGCAGGCCATCAGCAGCGGGAAGTTCCACGGTACGATGGCACCGACCACGCCCACTGCTTCGCGGGTAACCAGGCCAAGCTGGTCGTGCGGGGTCGGGGCGACTTCGTCGTAGACCTTGTCGATGGCTTCGGCTGTCCAGTGGATGGCATTGGCCGCCCCCGGGATATCGATACTGGAGGAGTCACCGATCGGCTTGCCCATATCCAGCGTTTCCAGCAGTGCCAGCTCTTCGACGTTCTTGCGCAGCAGGTCGGCAAAGCGGATCAGCTTGGCCTTGCGCTTGGCGGGGGCCAGCTGCGACCACACGCCGGAGTTGAAGGTGGCACGGGCATTTTCCACAGCGCGGTTGGCATCGGCCAGGTCGCAGCTGGCAACCTTGGCCAGGAAGCGTCCGTCGACCGGGCTCAGGCACTCGAAGGTTTCACCGGATGCGGCATCGGTGTATTCGCCGTTGATGAAGGCACGGCCTTCGATCTTCAGTTGCTGGGCACGTTGTTCCCAGTCCGCACGGGTCAGGGTGGTCATACGAAACTCCTCCTCTTGTTTAGGTGCAACGCCGCACTGAGGACTCACAGGCGTTGTCAGAATTCTGGCCGTGCGCCGAGCGCACACTGGCAAGCGATACCCTAAACCAGCCGATGTAAACTATCAATATATTTGACACGGGAGGCTCAAAAGCCTACTGATGTTCATTTTATTAAACAACAACAGGAGCCGAACCATGAGTATTGACAGCATCATCGACTTCGCGCAGGTCATCACCGAAGCCGAACGCTACCGCCCGGCTGCAGAGAAAATTCTCAAGGGGGAGCCGGACCAGGCGGTCTACAACCATTATTCCAGCCCGTGCGGGCAGTTTGCCGCCGGCGTATGGGAAGGTGAGGTGGGCCAATGGGTGGTGAATTACACCGAGCACGAATACTGCGAGATCATCCATGGAGTTTCGGTGCTGCGCGACCAGGACGGCGGGTCGAAAACCTTGCGTGCCGGCGATCGGTTTGTCATCCCCGCCGGCTTCAAAGGCACCTGGGAAGTGCTGGAGCCGTGCCGCAAGATCTATGTGATGTTCGAGCAGAAGTAACCGCAGAAGTATCTATGTAGCGCAGGCAGTCTGCAGGCATGCGTGAGGATGGCCCTGCCCATGTCGGGCCATCCAACTTCATCAGGAAGAACACCATGACCAACGAAGAAGTGCTGCGAACCCTTGCCCACCTGGTCGGCACCCCTTACGCGCCAGCGCTCAAAGACACCATCCGCACCCTCACCGGCCGCCCCCGGGTAGTTGGCCCCAACGAGATGTCCACCCGCGAGTACGACGTCGAGCGCATCCAGATCAGGGCCGGCGCCGACCTACTGATCCAGGGTTTCGACTTCAACTGACCCCGCAGCAGACATAAAAAAACCCGCCTCCTTTCGGATGCGGGTTTTTTTCAGGTCGCCGATCAATTACTTGATCTTGGCTTCCTTGTACACCACGTGCTTGCGAACAACCGGATCATATTTCTTGATCTCGATTTTGTCCGGGGTGGTGCGCTTGTTCTTGTCGGTGGTGTAGAAGTGGCCGGTACCGGCACTCGAAACCAGACGGATCAATTCACGCATGATGCTCTCCCTTAAACCTTGGCGCCAGCTTTACGGATGTCAACCAGAACGGCGTCGATGCCGCGCTTGTCGATGATACGCATGCCTTTGGCGGAAACGCGCAGACGCACGAAACGCTTCTCGGATTCAACCCAGAAACGGTGGTGCTGCAGGTTCGGCAGGAAACGACGACGGGTTTTGTTGTTTGCGTGGGAAATGTTGTTCCCGGTTACTGGACCCTTACCAGTAACTTGACAGACTCTCGACATGACTCAGCCCTCTAAAACCACATGCCCAACCCGGCATGGGTTGGCCGCTTAATCTCTCAGTCTTTGGCGCCTGGGCGCCGTGATTCTGGAGGTCTTATCGACCGGATCCGCTTATGCGACAGGCCGAGCCCCTAGAAAAGAGCGCTGCTTTATACCAGAAAGACTTGGCTGCAACAACAGTAGATGCACATTGCCGCACTCCAGAACGCGCCGGGCCAGCATAGCGGCAGGCCCCGCCAGTCGTCGACCGCTCGTCGCAAGATTTGCAAAAAAGGGTGTGGTCATTTGCCGGCGGGCGCACTAGGGTAGGCTTTTTCCAGACTGCACTGGCAGATGGGCCACTGACAGCCAAGGAGCCACCATGCGTGCCGCCGCACTTTCCTTATTGTTCACCTCCCTGTTCGCCGCCGGCGTTGCCCAGGCCGCTCCGCTGAGCGTT from Pseudomonas putida encodes the following:
- a CDS encoding aldehyde dehydrogenase family protein; protein product: MTTLTRADWEQRAQQLKIEGRAFINGEYTDAASGETFECLSPVDGRFLAKVASCDLADANRAVENARATFNSGVWSQLAPAKRKAKLIRFADLLRKNVEELALLETLDMGKPIGDSSSIDIPGAANAIHWTAEAIDKVYDEVAPTPHDQLGLVTREAVGVVGAIVPWNFPLLMACWKLGPALATGNSVVLKPSEKSPLTAIRIAQLAIEAGIPAGVLNVLPGYGHTVGKALALHMDVDTLVFTGSTKIAKQLMVYAGESNMKRIWLEAGGKSPNIVFADAPDLQAAAEAAASAIAFNQGEVCTAGSRLLVERSIKDKFLPMVVEALKGWKPGNPLDPQTTVGALVDTQQMNTVLSYIEAGHKDGAKLLAGGKRTLEETGGTYVEPTIFDGVTNAMRIAQEEIFGPVLSVIAFDTAEEAVAIANDTPYGLAAGIWTSDISKAHKTARAVRAGSVWVNQYDGGDMTAPFGGFKQSGNGRDKSLHALEKYTELKATWIKL
- a CDS encoding DUF861 domain-containing protein, producing the protein MSIDSIIDFAQVITEAERYRPAAEKILKGEPDQAVYNHYSSPCGQFAAGVWEGEVGQWVVNYTEHEYCEIIHGVSVLRDQDGGSKTLRAGDRFVIPAGFKGTWEVLEPCRKIYVMFEQK
- the rpmG gene encoding 50S ribosomal protein L33 gives rise to the protein MRELIRLVSSAGTGHFYTTDKNKRTTPDKIEIKKYDPVVRKHVVYKEAKIK
- the rpmB gene encoding 50S ribosomal protein L28 is translated as MSRVCQVTGKGPVTGNNISHANNKTRRRFLPNLQHHRFWVESEKRFVRLRVSAKGMRIIDKRGIDAVLVDIRKAGAKV